The genomic stretch tttactccgcttacaaatcatggggtagagtctaccgagaataaacgcggcacggtcacggactgattttatatgcgggcggaatgtcatcgatgcatccagggtaacgcccaggtacttgaccttcctggcccagggtatggattgactaaagagagtaatcgggggtgtgagattcttcctcctaatacgggaggaaatccgtgtggagcttcccctctgaaagagcaccgcagtacttttcgctgggttgatgtctatgcgccattttcggaaccactgtcctagggctagggctgcgctctgaagcttcttcgcgattagggacttgtttctactggaatagtaaacagtcgtgtcgtcggcgaataaagctaaatgggtcggcggcgaccggggaatatcgttaacgaataagctaaataggaggggtgagaggacagagccttgcgggactccagctgtgagaggtcgtggggaggagcgggttccctcgactcgatatcgaaaagagcggttcgacaagaagtcccgtatgatgagcacgagactatccggcacacccatgttgaatagtttcaaaatcaaaccgttgtgccagactttgtcgaacgcttttgcgacgtcgaagaagagagctcccgtgtataacggttttggtcgattaagccccacaagaatgtgctccgtgaggcggtgcacctgttgaacgcatgagtgatttgtacggaatccgaattgttcatcgatgagaatgcccttggatgagacgaagtctctgaggcgtttgtagagcagacgctcatacagtttgcctagagacatgaggaggctaatcgggcggtagctcgtcggatgattttttggtttaccgggtttatgtatgccgataacgtccgcttctttccacaccgcgggaaagatacagttcgccatagcggcattgaaaatagatgccaacatcacgatgagttggacgggtagaagtttaataacgcggttggatataccgtcggaaccgggagccttgcgaggacgtaggtctttgatcaagtctttaacttccatcggggtgacgggtggtaacacatcagagggtggcaaggaggctctgcgttctacctcactgtctactaattctacatgcacagggtccacggattgagtgctgggcgtgcactgggtttgcaatgtatcggccagcagctctgttttttcgtcatcatcgatcgccgtgagtcggcctgaggggcctacgagggggggcatagttactaccgtatccgatttgagagtacgagctaagcggtagtaagacctttgggagggcgcgagtccttctaagaaatcagaccatctggcatctcggacttcggcaatgcgagactttacgtcgcgttgtagggcacgcattcgaatacgattttccgcggtaggatacctgtcgtaggcgcgtatcgaggcgttcttagctctaaggagttccctaatatcgtcggacaatttgaagcggtgaaggaagtcctccgctacaacttgtttcgatgacctatctaatgtcgaggtgatgtgtgacgttaagatgtctatggcttcagcggtatcctgaggagacggggtagagtccgggctaaacggtagcgatggtggatcagattcagccaggctgatgcccagcgtgtgccaatccaccacagtcctcgtgacgggaacagaatcgggagcgcgaccgagcttcataacgacgggacggtggtctgaatctaactctgaaactacttcgatcgagtgtaagcgcagagttacgttttttaataacgctatgtcgagtatatccgggcgatgcgcgatatttagcgggtagtgagtcgggattagcggagcgacgatatcgaaggcgagattatcgactaacgcgtcaagccgcctgccattcggggttgtggtgtgtgagttccacctaatgtgtttacaatttaggtcgcccgccagaatgacagagctccccatgccgagcagcgcctcgatatcactgcttagaacgatcttatccggtggaagataaacggacgcgataacgatcggcgcgtgtcccgtcagtgagattcggcacactgatgcttcgatattagcgagcgcgggaggatcgagtgggacgcaatgcagggctcttctatagtaaaagacggtaccaccaccacgagcagagagcctgtcgttcctgaccatgttatagttcgcgattttagggtcacggcgcgcgggcttaagtagggtctcctgcactaaaaagatatcaatttgatggtcacgcaaaaagtcagaaacctgatcacgctgatttgcgagaccgtaagcgttaaaaaatcctatcgttacggataggggctttattctacttatatacgccattgattaccggcggagtgaggggaggacatacgtatttaatgacgcgtatacgtcggcgtattcttgcacaacggcgataaagtgttgtgcagtggaggcagagcgaatggcgtcgcccaaagcgttaacgcgctcaaagttgatcgactgaaagaagtcgatcgctaaagcgagattgtcggacgcggtcggagggcaagtcgcgggagagggacgagtcgcgggggcgggacgaatcgcggaggagggagttgtagccgtgttcatgtacggcagcggtttcgcccaggccgagacactgggcaccggcgccggaacgaacgctggcttagcctgcgacacagagggtgccgaggctttgatgtctgggccggaagctcggaggcggttttggcgggcgacgcggcgatttattttcggggctcgggggcatccgcggtaatttgcggggtgaccctgtgttcgacacaggacgcagctaggcggttctgtcgcggttttttgatcgcgagtgcatagggccgtggcgtgatcgcctaagcacttgacgcatcgggggcgcgcgtgacagttacgggaagaatgcccgtataattggcagttatggcactggctaggtgtgcctttcttgtgtggggtttcgactgcgattccggaaaggctacagaccgttcggatgttgaatatttgcttaccctcgggggtaggctggagggcgacgagaaccatattatatggctcccttccgcggcctgtgtgcatgcggtgtacggagttaaccggtaggccttgttcgagaaggtcggccttgacgagctcggcatccaactctttagggatgccacgtataacggcacggagttcgcgctcctcctggagcgtatatgtgtggaaacttatacgctccttacggaggtaagaagagagggccctatggtcgtcggatgttcgaaccttaatttgaatgccgttcgcgaggttgcgggcattcgtaaaattgatatttttggccttaagggccagggaaactcgttcccaagctgccttctcttgaaggattactgggggaggggtctgggctttattttgtgccaccggacgcggcgacggagtggcacgggctggaggcgcaacgggagtctgagggcgggggcgcgacgcgttcgcggctttgctaattttagcggccgtgggagctcgagactccgcggcacgcttcttacccttttgcaccagggtgaatccatccgtcgatgaggcgggagcgaggtcgacctccatctccgagtcagagtcggaggacgaggaggcgggcgcaggtgacctacgagtaggtgttttggacggcgcgacggaggccgcggatgatcgcgctgctggaacggtgaccacggcggacgacgcagcagttttactcgccagtataggcgacgcgggaacggcaggcacgacggaggctgcggtgctcgatgcagaagctttgcacgcaggtacaggcgacgcaggagcagcgagctcggtggagtccacgagagggctcgcagtgtgatcggccttgaaggcctgaaactcggaagtgagctttgggtagcgaagccggagaaattccgcaaatacagcgtccatgatgtctacgtgcccaggtggggctaccctgggtcttagaaaacactcgccttgcggcgaggccccaacttctcggacctgagcggttctattgaacacaggtggcgatgcggcacgattactgcaggacaaagaaaaatcacaacaaaacggaaataacaaaaagaaacaaaacaattaaacacttccaggaagacagtttgtcggcagatgtaccacgaacacagaaataacaaaaggaaacaaaacaaataaaaacttccaggaagagcacttagtcggcagatgtaccacgaacacaggccgcgcgaacaatggccgggctaacaaaagccgggcgaacaaaggccgggcgatcgagtggtcgatgagcacgtccgcgcatgacgggtgcctctatcggaatgtgaccatagtagtacaacacatctcggcgtcacagcgcggcgttagtttagcgctctgacgcgcgctaagtacgcgttctgtttgacgaagcctttaaagTTTTCGAATGCTGTATAATTTTCaagttacataatattattatttttctgacATTTCAGCAATCGATTCCGTATCGTCACATTTTAACCTCGATACCGTTTTGGTCATTGGCGATTATAAACTTCGGAAGTGGCTGGGGAATTTTCTTTGTCATTACCGCAGCTCCAAACTATATCGCAAACGCCTTGGGCTTCAATATTGCATCTACCGGATTATTATCGGCATTAACCTACTTAGCAAAATCAACTTTCGCGATCATGTTTGGATCAGTTGGAGACTTCCTATTACAAAGAAAACTCGTTTCATTGAATATGCTAAGAAAGTCTTCCACCTTTATTTCTCACGTGATACCGGGTTTGGGTCTTATAGGTATGGCATATCCCGGAATGCAGCCAGCGTATTATATCGCTTTGATAACGGGGGTAATGGCAATGAATGGCTCTGTGACTTTGACAACTGCTGTGAATGGACACGACTTGACAAGGAATTTCGCTGGCACCGTAAACGGCATAGTGTTTGCAATGATGACTGTTGCAGGAATAATAACTCCTTATGTTACTGCCTTTTTCACAAAGGACGATGAGGTGAGTCGATCGTATTTTTCAAATGTTACATTTCATGAAccttaaaaaatcatttaaattattattaaagttatcATATCTTACATGCTCACTATTTTGGTGTAGTCATTAGGTATATAAGTAGCTCAGTTAAGTTCATTGGTCTTTGTACAGTAACATTTCACGAAGTTTTGTTACGCAGTATCGTCTAAAAATTTCTCAAATTTCATATTAAccaagattatattttatctacaTGGGGTTtccattatttaaattttacaattttattattcattcaaaatatatttacatattatattttcgagcgtatttggaaaattattatttttaaataatttatctaaaatttatgttttgtcTCAgaaaatattaagatatttatCGACGATTTTCAGACAAGTGCAGCTTTATGGCAGCCCGTGTTTTATACGGGAGGTTCAGTATTCATGGCCACTGGATTGCAATTCTTGTTCCTGGGTTCGACAAAGACTCAATATTGGAATGATATCACCAAAGAGAAAGATGCAGAAcatcaagaaaaaaattaaatcacatTCCTATACTGCTCAAAGaatgaataattaataagtGCGCACGTTTTTGTATATACATTGAATGAAACAAGGAAATGAGGTTTcatacaataattattgttttagtacGTTCAAcctgagcgacggtaaccacttaccatccgaTGCCATCAGATGTGCTCGCCTGCCTGttctggcaataaaaaaaaacaaaaactacggGAACTTGGCAAAAAGTCCTAGTGACGCTCACATGGGGAGCGCTTCGTTGTTCATCCATAGGTTAATGGGTATCTTAGGTGTTTGCGTAGCGATAGCTTAGAAGTTAATATATGTTAGACGTCGTGTGCTTATTACGAGTATTAAATTCTTGCGGCTATGCAACTGATCAAATTTTGTGACAAGTACCAATTTACCTCCTATATAAGTCaacaagccgtactcgcccgcttcgctgggcatttaaaattaacattattatttattgtcattattattagggagttcaacactcatataaatattagcctatccattgagtaaatgtattttctacatggacaccaagtttcaagtcaatcggatgcatggttcagtagttataacggaacatccgtaaaaccactgtagatttatatattattatagtatagataaatacccTTCAACCtaatttctcaaggtgggttggggCAAATAGGCAGtctagtaattaattaaatttaagtcaACTTAAAAAATTGCTTTTCGAATACCTAGAATTCCGAAGTAAAATGGCAAAAAACGGTACCCATAAATTTTATCGTAAACAATCTTGTCactttaaattcatataaaaagaaaacatgttTATGACTATAGTATTACATATTTATGACTACactttaaattcatataaaaagaaaacatatttatgaCTACAGTAAGTAAGTCACGTTCAACTGTAATTATCGCTAATTGAATGACTAATTTTAAAgagaaaatttgatttttatgttCATAAAAACTCTTTCAAAATTACGTAGGTacagaatgaaaaataaataagccaaatcggtcgagccttTCTTAAGTAATGCTTCGTCACAAATGTGCCATTAATTTTTACTGCTTAGGTATACTAGATGTCGGCCACTATGATTGCATTTTAATGCAAAAGGTAACTAACTACCTACACAGGATAAATATTTCAACTGGAGCTCTGACAATACCTACCATAATTCGTTGTAAATGTGCACGATGATACAACATCCGATCTTTATGTGACTTTAATCGCAATAACTACGACTTTAATGGACGGCTACGTTGTCGAGTAACATGATTTAACGATAAACTTCGCGGGTCGTCTTTTGAATTCGAAcgtattgaataaaattatgtatagtATACGAAACTATAGTAGTTGTACATTTGCTGCATAGTTGTCGCTTTGTGTTCCAGAAGTTAAGATATAGTAagcacaaaataaaaatatgcctAAATTTTCTTGtattcttaaattttttgttcataTTGAACCGAGAGATAGATAACTATTTAGAAGAACGGAAAActgcaaaaaaagaaaagaagaaaataaaggGGAACaccaattaaaacaaattacttattaaatgtgatttaatatattttatatatattcatataatattatttatttcttgataCTTACTTACATTATATTACAAATTATATATACACGTTTACAACATTACACTTTTCAGTACGTAATAATCAACTACATCGAATCTGGCTTAAATGATGAGTAAATCATTAGTGTCACATGAATTAAATCAAAGATTTAGTTTAGATTTAAAACTTGTAtaaaatcttatatttttattaataagacGTTACAAAAAACGGTTTAAGGTATACTTTTaaatctatgaaaaaaaaaaaaactaaacatgcTAATATTTTAAGGAAATATTTAGCTATCAAGagttcaataaaatttataatacaatacaatttcaCATCAttcatttacattaaaaatcatttaaattgaaattattctTACGTCTTTGGAATAACATCACCAAAACAAATCCAGTTATGGTCACGTGTTTATATAATTTCAGGCGGGATTCTTGCATGAAGgcatctatctatctcttaacgctattaaaatcttttcaagttattaaaattcataagTAGTAGTTCATCATAATATACtggg from Bombyx mori chromosome 3, ASM3026992v2 encodes the following:
- the LOC100529205 gene encoding putative inorganic phosphate cotransporter codes for the protein MKFEKIPCRYIIALMIFTSSCASFMMRTNLNVNLVAMVPVSNSTYSETQTTLDWTPYQRANVLSSHLWGDILACLIGGPIAERWGARYVVFFGILVSAVLTMATPAAAKHSYISMLVVRFILGFFTGFINPGCHVLLSRWAVATDKGKFSGALMGGSIGIFIAWSICGQLIEPFGWEWGFYFFGIVSFPLIGLLWFLVYDSPEKHPYISEKEKQYLTDNIQVQRKKQSIPYRHILTSIPFWSLAIINFGSGWGIFFVITAAPNYIANALGFNIASTGLLSALTYLAKSTFAIMFGSVGDFLLQRKLVSLNMLRKSSTFISHVIPGLGLIGMAYPGMQPAYYIALITGVMAMNGSVTLTTAVNGHDLTRNFAGTVNGIVFAMMTVAGIITPYVTAFFTKDDETSAALWQPVFYTGGSVFMATGLQFLFLGSTKTQYWNDITKEKDAEHQEKN